From one Mya arenaria isolate MELC-2E11 chromosome 4, ASM2691426v1 genomic stretch:
- the LOC128230225 gene encoding carbohydrate sulfotransferase 5-like has protein sequence MRPTRFLRNMCIFVKKMGKHKMRLKRIAIIGVTILGVTAMVFYLTIGELPASMLIRNVNTWQVKDTGLTEVKLKRGGSPLQHYDASAAPPTSLIEGDPMPIPGKPKLLLIVAYLRSGSTFTASLFSQQPDSFYVFEPLHMVVKTVKKHMALRYVNGTVRPFPTGIPDNPQSLFRECMDPWLRCAFRQVDTASLFDKFHLQFSKSIKPFLLCVKHIRSLTPLTRYAINHCIRKTEMKCNSANLRVIKTIRLSMEMAHSLMAENENMKIVHLVRDPRAMFLSQSNYKLIKDNNKTSQFERLCSRMRDDIYFTRQLLEVGNKNVKLVRYEDIAFNPIEMTKELYTFIGEPLTKGLLRYVAQSTSLNLKDGCAFCTRRGNSTLTASKWRSTIHPSLLKLVDEHCKDLLQPLGYHFTEDINYLRDTSLPIFQEHIPLLEHINLSDSAKGVITETLQHV, from the exons ACTAAAAAGAATAGCTATCATAGGTGTGACGATTCTGGGTGTCACGGCAATGGTTTTCTATTTAACCATCGGAGAATTACCAG cCAGCATGCTCATCAGAAATGTCAACACGTGGCAAGTTAAAGACACGGGTCTCACAGAGGTGAAACTGAAACGAGGAGGGTCTCCATTGCAACATTATGATGCTTCCG CTGCTCCTCCAACAAGCCTGATAGAAGGAGACCCCATGCCGATCCCGGGGAAGCCAAAGCTGCTGTTGATTGTAGCCTACCTTCGCAGTGGTTCCACCTTCACAGCGAGCCTGTTTTCCCAGCAACCAGACTCATTCTATGTGTTCGAGCCTCTACATAtggttgtcaaaacagtcaaaaaGCACATGGCTCTGCGATATGTCAATGGAACGGTCAG GCCTTTCCCAACGGGTATTCCAGACAATCCCCAGTCTCTTTTCCGAGAGTGTATGGACCCCTGGCTTCGTTGTGCATTTCGTCAAGTCGACACCGCTAGTCTTTTTGACAAATTCCATTTACAATTCTCAAAATccataaaaccttttttattgtGCGTTAAACACATCAGATCCTTAACCCCTCTGACGAGATATGCAATTAATCACTGCATCCGCAAAACGGAAATGAAGTGCAATTCAGCTAATTTGAGGGTTATAAAAACAATACGTCTTTCCATGGAGATGGCTCACTCATTGATGGCAGAAAATGAGAATATGAAAATCGTACACCTTGTTCGGGACCCCAGGGCAATGTTTTTGTCGCAGAGTAATTACAAGCTTATTAAAGACAATAACAAAACCAGTCAATTTGAAAGGTTGTGCTCACGCATGCGCGATGACATTTATTTCACGCGCCAACTTTTAGAGGTCggaaataaaaatgtgaaactTGTTCGTTACGAGGATATTGCTTTCAATCCGATAGAAATGACAAAGGAATTGTACACATTTATAGGTGAACCACTTACCAAAGGGCTGCTAAGATATGTGGCCCAAAGTACTTCTCTCAACCTGAAAGACGGTTGTGCGTTTTGCACACGGCGCGGAAATTCTACACTAACAGCAAGCAAATGGAGATCTACGATTCATCCATCTTTATTAAAACTTGTGGACGAACATTGTAAGGACCTTTTACAACCACTGGGATACCATTTTACAGAGGACATCAATTATTTAAGAGACACTTCATTGCCAATTTTCCAAGAGCACATCCCTTTACTGGAACACATAAACCTTAGTGACAGCGCCAAAGGCGTTATAACGGAAACATTGCAGCATGTGTGA
- the LOC128230226 gene encoding carbohydrate sulfotransferase 4-like isoform X1 — MRPTRFLRNMCTFVKKMDKHKMRLKRIAIIGVTILGVTAMVFYLTIGELPATMLIRNVNTWQVKDTGLTEVKLKRGGSQWQHYDASAAPPTSLIEGGPMPTPGKPKLLLIVAYLRSGSTFTSSLFSQQPDSFYVFEPLHMVVKTVKKHMALRYVNGTVRRFPQGISDNPQSLFRECMDPWLRCAFRKVDTASLLDNFHLHYSKSIKPLLLCVKHIRSLTPLTRYAINHCIRETVVKCISANLRVIKTIRLSMEMAHSLMAENENMKIVHLVRDPRAMFLSQSNNKLIKGNNKTTCSQFERLCTRMRDDIYFTRQLLEVGNKNVKLVRYEDIAFNPIEMTKELYTFIGEPLTKGLLRYVAQSTSLNMKDGCPFCTRRGNSTLTASKWRSTIHPAFLKLVDQHCKDLLQPLGYHFTEDINYLRNTSLPTFQEHIPLLEHINLSESAKDVITETLRHV, encoded by the exons ATGCGGCCTACACGCTTTCTAAGAAACATGTGCACATTCGTGAAGAAAATGGATAAACACAAAATGAG ACTAAAAAGAATAGCTATCATAGGTGTGACGATTCTGGGTGTCACGGCAATGGTTTTCTATTTAACCATCGGAGAATTACCAG cTACCATGCTCATCAGAAATGTCAACACGTGGCAAGTTAAAGACACGGGTCTCACAGAGGTGAAACTGAAACGAGGAGGGTCTCAATGGCAACATTATGATGCTTCCG CTGCTCCTCCAACAAGCCTGATAGAAGGAGGCCCCATGCCGACCCCGGGGAAGCCAAAGCTGCTGTTGATTGTAGCCTACCTTCGCAGTGGTTCCACCTTCACATCCAGCCTGTTTTCCCAGCAACCAGACTCATTCTATGTGTTCGAGCCCCTACATAtggttgtcaaaacagtcaaaaaGCACATGGCTCTGCGATATGTCAATGGAACGGTCAG GCGTTTCCCACAGGGTATTTCAGACAATCCCCAGTCTCTTTTCCGAGAGTGTATGGACCCCTGGCTTCGTTGTGCATTTCGTAAAGTCGACACCGCTAGTCTTTTGGACAACTTCCATTTACACTACTCAAAATCCATAAAACCTTTATTATTGTGCGTTAAACACATCAGATCCTTAACCCCTCTGACGAGATATGCAATTAATCACTGCATCCGCGAAACGGTAGTGAAGTGCATTTCAGCTAATTTGAgggtaataaaaacaatacgTCTTTCCATGGAGATGGCTCACTCATTGATGGCAGAAAATGAGAATATGAAAATCGTACACCTTGTTCGGGACCCCAGAGCAATGTTTTTGTCGCAGAGTAATAACAAGCTTATAAAAGGCAataataaaactacatgtagtCAATTTGAAAGACTGTGCACACGCATGCGCGATGACATTTATTTCACGCGCCAACTTTTAGAGGTCggaaataaaaatgtgaaactTGTTCGTTACGAGGATATTGCTTTCAATCCAATAGAAATGACAAAAGAGTTGTACACATTTATAGGTGAACCACTTACAAAAGGGCTGCTAAGATATGTGGCCCAAAGTACTTCTCTCAACATGAAAGACGGTTGTCCGTTTTGCACACGGCGCGGAAATTCTACACTAACAGCAAGCAAATGGAGATCTACGATTCATCCAGCTTTTTTGAAACTTGTGGACCAACATTGTAAGGACCTTTTACAACCACTGGGATACCATTTTACAGAGGACAtcaattatttaagaaacacTTCATTGCCAACTTTCCAAGAGCACATCCCTTTACTGGAACACATAAACCTTAGTGAAAGCGCCAAAGACGTTATAACGGAAACATTGCGCCATGTGTGA
- the LOC128230226 gene encoding carbohydrate sulfotransferase 1-like isoform X2 has protein sequence MLIRNVNTWQVKDTGLTEVKLKRGGSQWQHYDASAAPPTSLIEGGPMPTPGKPKLLLIVAYLRSGSTFTSSLFSQQPDSFYVFEPLHMVVKTVKKHMALRYVNGTVRRFPQGISDNPQSLFRECMDPWLRCAFRKVDTASLLDNFHLHYSKSIKPLLLCVKHIRSLTPLTRYAINHCIRETVVKCISANLRVIKTIRLSMEMAHSLMAENENMKIVHLVRDPRAMFLSQSNNKLIKGNNKTTCSQFERLCTRMRDDIYFTRQLLEVGNKNVKLVRYEDIAFNPIEMTKELYTFIGEPLTKGLLRYVAQSTSLNMKDGCPFCTRRGNSTLTASKWRSTIHPAFLKLVDQHCKDLLQPLGYHFTEDINYLRNTSLPTFQEHIPLLEHINLSESAKDVITETLRHV, from the exons ATGCTCATCAGAAATGTCAACACGTGGCAAGTTAAAGACACGGGTCTCACAGAGGTGAAACTGAAACGAGGAGGGTCTCAATGGCAACATTATGATGCTTCCG CTGCTCCTCCAACAAGCCTGATAGAAGGAGGCCCCATGCCGACCCCGGGGAAGCCAAAGCTGCTGTTGATTGTAGCCTACCTTCGCAGTGGTTCCACCTTCACATCCAGCCTGTTTTCCCAGCAACCAGACTCATTCTATGTGTTCGAGCCCCTACATAtggttgtcaaaacagtcaaaaaGCACATGGCTCTGCGATATGTCAATGGAACGGTCAG GCGTTTCCCACAGGGTATTTCAGACAATCCCCAGTCTCTTTTCCGAGAGTGTATGGACCCCTGGCTTCGTTGTGCATTTCGTAAAGTCGACACCGCTAGTCTTTTGGACAACTTCCATTTACACTACTCAAAATCCATAAAACCTTTATTATTGTGCGTTAAACACATCAGATCCTTAACCCCTCTGACGAGATATGCAATTAATCACTGCATCCGCGAAACGGTAGTGAAGTGCATTTCAGCTAATTTGAgggtaataaaaacaatacgTCTTTCCATGGAGATGGCTCACTCATTGATGGCAGAAAATGAGAATATGAAAATCGTACACCTTGTTCGGGACCCCAGAGCAATGTTTTTGTCGCAGAGTAATAACAAGCTTATAAAAGGCAataataaaactacatgtagtCAATTTGAAAGACTGTGCACACGCATGCGCGATGACATTTATTTCACGCGCCAACTTTTAGAGGTCggaaataaaaatgtgaaactTGTTCGTTACGAGGATATTGCTTTCAATCCAATAGAAATGACAAAAGAGTTGTACACATTTATAGGTGAACCACTTACAAAAGGGCTGCTAAGATATGTGGCCCAAAGTACTTCTCTCAACATGAAAGACGGTTGTCCGTTTTGCACACGGCGCGGAAATTCTACACTAACAGCAAGCAAATGGAGATCTACGATTCATCCAGCTTTTTTGAAACTTGTGGACCAACATTGTAAGGACCTTTTACAACCACTGGGATACCATTTTACAGAGGACAtcaattatttaagaaacacTTCATTGCCAACTTTCCAAGAGCACATCCCTTTACTGGAACACATAAACCTTAGTGAAAGCGCCAAAGACGTTATAACGGAAACATTGCGCCATGTGTGA